Proteins encoded within one genomic window of Panicum virgatum strain AP13 chromosome 1N, P.virgatum_v5, whole genome shotgun sequence:
- the LOC120655363 gene encoding uncharacterized protein LOC120655363 isoform X1, with the protein MYQMLERKRPSVYCRRRTKRISQFLTELITHKPYIKCTDSCEDALESTWEIFESLYGPIQCDLSGAVEIFCGSILFYREPRFHPLIRESHKELLKTLADQFSLAERSAMSEPLEPDLDDFLEHLRPYALMYIKRKKEESGVLCSRQ; encoded by the exons ATGTATCAAATGTTAGAG CGAAAACGGCCTTCTGTATACTGTCGGAGACGTACCAAAAGGATCTCTCAGTTTTTGACCGAACTTATCACACACAAACCATATATTAAG TGTACTGATTCTTGTGAAGATGCTTTGGAAAGTACCTGGGAAATATTTGAATCACTGTATGGCCCTATACAGTGCGATCTGTCAGGTGCAGTTGAG ATTTTCTGTGGTTCAATATTGTTTTACAGGGAGCCTCGGTTTCATCCTTTGATACGTGAG AGTCACAAGGAACTACTGAAAACACTAGCTGATCAGTTTTCCTTAGCAGAAAGGAGTGCAATGTCTGAG CCACTGGAACCAGACTTAGATGATTTCTTGGAGCATTTGCGGCCTTATGCATTGATGTATATTAAGAGAAAGAAGGAAGAATCTGG GGTATTGTGCAGCAGGCAGTAA
- the LOC120655363 gene encoding uncharacterized protein LOC120655363 isoform X2: MYQMLECTDSCEDALESTWEIFESLYGPIQCDLSGAVEIFCGSILFYREPRFHPLIRESHKELLKTLADQFSLAERSAMSEPLEPDLDDFLEHLRPYALMYIKRKKEESGVLCSRQ, encoded by the exons ATGTATCAAATGTTAGAG TGTACTGATTCTTGTGAAGATGCTTTGGAAAGTACCTGGGAAATATTTGAATCACTGTATGGCCCTATACAGTGCGATCTGTCAGGTGCAGTTGAG ATTTTCTGTGGTTCAATATTGTTTTACAGGGAGCCTCGGTTTCATCCTTTGATACGTGAG AGTCACAAGGAACTACTGAAAACACTAGCTGATCAGTTTTCCTTAGCAGAAAGGAGTGCAATGTCTGAG CCACTGGAACCAGACTTAGATGATTTCTTGGAGCATTTGCGGCCTTATGCATTGATGTATATTAAGAGAAAGAAGGAAGAATCTGG GGTATTGTGCAGCAGGCAGTAA
- the LOC120655364 gene encoding uncharacterized protein LOC120655364 isoform X1, with translation MHAGWSRDDGRSVDQDRLSNSDNMETEEAQEDQHLADTLNGDKKVEKKQGRGKNKCKKVAKLKAGEKIKVKFYNKRALSKTFSRQLGRIVRDLNITPIRVKKWTDISPVAQKHIFDAIKDKFKNADQNIELDVYENEIMVHARDLWNNWRGDLNRHFVKPARNLQQAIKNYPQEIPKADWEWLVKEHFYSKEFIAKSKRNSTNRYSLKNHHRSGSKPYRQIIWDNGGNENNPPSLDTLFSITHTKGGTFVDSETSSKHAQIQKEKLLNPSLSNVELVDKCFPSTRHDHVGVCGGIKARDLRSPAISKAELIEKLAQSEQERQALQDDNEVLHEENRKVNNRMSRMEEEWAQMKKYMSANYSQHDSPGSAGTRYPDEDY, from the exons ATGCACGCTGGATGGAGCAGAGATGATGGAAGGTCTGTCGATCAAG ACCGATTGTCTAATAGTGATAACATGGAGACTGAAGAAGCACAAGAGGATCAGCATCTTGCAGATACATTAAATG GTGACAAAAAAGTTGAAAAGAAACAAGGTCGTGGAAAAAACAAATGTAAGAAGGTTGCTAAACTAAAGGCAGGCGAGAAAATTAAAGTGAAGTTCTATAACAAGAGAGCTTTATCTAAAACATTCTCACGACAGTTGGGTAGAATTGTGCGTGATCTTAACATTACTCCAATAAGGGTCAAGAAATGGACAGATATAAGTCCAGTAGCTCAGAAGCACATTTTTGATGCAATTAAG GACAAGTTCAAAAATGCAGACCAAAATATTGAACTTGATGTCTACGAAAATGAGATCATGGTGCATGCTAGAGATCTATGGAACAATTGGCGTGGAGACTTAAATCGGCATTTTGTTAAGCCAGCAAGGAATTTGCAACAAGCTATTAAGAATTATCCTCAAGAGATTCCAAAAGCAGATTGGGAGTGGCTTGTCAAAGAACATTTCTACAGCAAGGAGTTCATA GCAAAAAGCAAGAGAAACTCCACAAATAGATATAGCTTAAAAAATCATCATCGCAGTGGCAGCAAACCTTATAGACAGATCATATGGGACAAT GGTGGCAACGAAAACAACCCTCCAAGTTTGGACACATTATTTTCTATCACTCACACAAAGGGTGGAACTTTTGTGGATTCTGAAACCTCCAGCAAGCAT GCACAGATTCAGAAGGAAAAGTTGTTGAACCCTTCTCTTTCTAATGTAGAACTTGTGGACAAGTGCTTCCCATCCACAAGGCATGACCATGTTGGTGTTTGTGGTGGAATAAAAGCAAGAGACTTGAGAAGTCCAGCTATTAGCAAGGCTGAACTGATAGAAAAACTAGCACAGTCTGAGCAAGAAAGACAAGCACTACAGGATGATAATGAAGTCCTTCATGAAGAAAATCGAAAAGTTAACAATCGTATGAGCCGAATGGAAGAAGAATGGGCACAAATGAAGAAGTATATGAGTGCTAACTATAGCCAGCATGATTCACCAGGATCAGCT GGAACAAGATATCCGGATGAAGATTATTAA
- the LOC120655364 gene encoding uncharacterized protein LOC120655364 isoform X2 — protein sequence MHAGWSRDDGRSVDQDRLSNSDNMETEEAQEDQHLADTLNGDKKVEKKQGEKIKVKFYNKRALSKTFSRQLGRIVRDLNITPIRVKKWTDISPVAQKHIFDAIKDKFKNADQNIELDVYENEIMVHARDLWNNWRGDLNRHFVKPARNLQQAIKNYPQEIPKADWEWLVKEHFYSKEFIAKSKRNSTNRYSLKNHHRSGSKPYRQIIWDNGGNENNPPSLDTLFSITHTKGGTFVDSETSSKHAQIQKEKLLNPSLSNVELVDKCFPSTRHDHVGVCGGIKARDLRSPAISKAELIEKLAQSEQERQALQDDNEVLHEENRKVNNRMSRMEEEWAQMKKYMSANYSQHDSPGSAGTRYPDEDY from the exons ATGCACGCTGGATGGAGCAGAGATGATGGAAGGTCTGTCGATCAAG ACCGATTGTCTAATAGTGATAACATGGAGACTGAAGAAGCACAAGAGGATCAGCATCTTGCAGATACATTAAATG GTGACAAAAAAGTTGAAAAGAAACAAG GCGAGAAAATTAAAGTGAAGTTCTATAACAAGAGAGCTTTATCTAAAACATTCTCACGACAGTTGGGTAGAATTGTGCGTGATCTTAACATTACTCCAATAAGGGTCAAGAAATGGACAGATATAAGTCCAGTAGCTCAGAAGCACATTTTTGATGCAATTAAG GACAAGTTCAAAAATGCAGACCAAAATATTGAACTTGATGTCTACGAAAATGAGATCATGGTGCATGCTAGAGATCTATGGAACAATTGGCGTGGAGACTTAAATCGGCATTTTGTTAAGCCAGCAAGGAATTTGCAACAAGCTATTAAGAATTATCCTCAAGAGATTCCAAAAGCAGATTGGGAGTGGCTTGTCAAAGAACATTTCTACAGCAAGGAGTTCATA GCAAAAAGCAAGAGAAACTCCACAAATAGATATAGCTTAAAAAATCATCATCGCAGTGGCAGCAAACCTTATAGACAGATCATATGGGACAAT GGTGGCAACGAAAACAACCCTCCAAGTTTGGACACATTATTTTCTATCACTCACACAAAGGGTGGAACTTTTGTGGATTCTGAAACCTCCAGCAAGCAT GCACAGATTCAGAAGGAAAAGTTGTTGAACCCTTCTCTTTCTAATGTAGAACTTGTGGACAAGTGCTTCCCATCCACAAGGCATGACCATGTTGGTGTTTGTGGTGGAATAAAAGCAAGAGACTTGAGAAGTCCAGCTATTAGCAAGGCTGAACTGATAGAAAAACTAGCACAGTCTGAGCAAGAAAGACAAGCACTACAGGATGATAATGAAGTCCTTCATGAAGAAAATCGAAAAGTTAACAATCGTATGAGCCGAATGGAAGAAGAATGGGCACAAATGAAGAAGTATATGAGTGCTAACTATAGCCAGCATGATTCACCAGGATCAGCT GGAACAAGATATCCGGATGAAGATTATTAA